A genome region from Leptodactylus fuscus isolate aLepFus1 chromosome 6, aLepFus1.hap2, whole genome shotgun sequence includes the following:
- the LOC142209673 gene encoding delayed-rectifier potassium channel regulatory subunit KCNS1-like: MVHKSKSFWIGNFKDHAININVGGLKKKISSITLSQFPDTRLGRLLFCDSEESILQICDDYDLVSKEFYFDRNPGLFPYVLYFYETGKLHMMDDLCAFSFSQEIEYWGISEFFLDSCCSYRYHERKLESRRRNWDEESEVSSVDTSVDEISDFNHDLMRFDTLQCGNLRKRLWLTMENPGYSIPSKIFSFISICVVLLSISTMCINSMPEYQNLDEDDVPIDDPILHNLEYFCISWFTFEVSSRLLLAPNLKKFFKHPLNLIDIVSVLPFYFTLLVDLTIGSDHELENVGKVVQVFRLMRIFRVLKLARHSTGLRSLGATLKHSYREVGILLLYLAVGVSVFSGMAYTAEKDEDTGFDTIPSCWWWGTVSMTTVGYGDVVPATVAGKLAASGCILGGILVVALPITIIFNKFSHFYRRQKALENAVRNSDRKPSQERSVDGERESENFTEL; this comes from the exons ATGGTTCATAAAAGTAAATCTTTTTGGATCGGAAATTTCAAGGACCATGCCATCAACATAAATGTTGGAGGACTGAAGAAAAAAATCAGCTCAATCACACTGTCACAGTTCCCAGACACCAGGCTTGGGCGTTTACTATTTTGTGACTCTGAGGAATCCATCCTACAGATCTGTGATGATTACGACTTGGTATCTAAGGAGTTTTACTTTGACCGAAATCCAGGTCTTTTTCCATACGTCTTGTACTTTTATGAGACCGGGAAACTGCACATGATGGACGACCTATGTGCCTTCTCCTTCTCCCAGGAAATAGAATACTGGGGAATCAGTGAGTTTTTTCTAGACTCTTGCTGCAGTTATCGGTACCATGAACGTAAGTTAGAAAGTAGAAGACGTAACTGGGATGAAGAGAGTGAGGTGAGcagtgtggacacatctgtagatgAGATCTCGGACTTCAACCATGACCTCATGCGCTTCGACACATTACAATGTGGCAACTTGCGCAAAAGACTTTGGCTAACTATGGAAAATCCCGGATATTCAATTCCCAGCAAGATTTTTAGTTTTATCTCTATCTGCGTAGTTCTCCTCTCAATATCGACCATGTGTATCAACAGCATGCCAGAGTATCAAAACCTAGATGAGGATGATGTCCCCATTGATGATCCAATCCTTCACAACCTGGAATATTTCTGCATATCCTGGTTTACATTTGAAGTATCTTCAAGACTGCTTCTTGCTCCTAATCTCAAGAAGTTTTTTAAACATCCATTAAACTTGATAGACATTGTGTCTGTTCTTCCATTCTACTTCACCCTCTTGGTGGATCTGACCATTGGCAGTGATCATGAGTTGGAAAATGTAGGAAAGGTTGTCCAAGTGTTTCGACTAATGAGGATTTTTCGAGTCCTAAAACTGGCGAGGCATTCAACTGGTCTTCGATCACTGGGAGCTACACTTAAG CATAGCTACAGAGAAGTGGGCATCCTACTCCTTTATCTGGCTGTTGGTGTGTCTGTCTTTTCGGGAATGGCATACACTGCAGAAAAGGATGAAGACACAGGGTTTGATACAATCCCTTCTTGTTGGTGGTGGGGGACAGTAAGCATGACTACTGTAGGCTATGGAGATGTCGTTCCTGCCACTGTAGCCGGAAAACTAGCTGCGTCTGGCTGTATCTTGGGTGGGATATTAGTTGTGGCACTACCGATAACCATCATATTCAACAAGTTTTCACACTTCTACCGAAGACAGAAAGCTCTGGAGAATGCAGTGAGAAACAGTGACAGGAAGCCAAGCCAAGAACGCAGTGTGGATGGCGAGAGAGAATCGGAGAATTTTACAGAACTTTAA